Part of the Halalkalibacter krulwichiae genome is shown below.
ATAGAAATCATTATCCCGAATAGCAAAATAAGTAAGATCAAAAAAGCTATTCCTGTTCCAACATTTATCGTAAATCCATATAAAACTAAAAAGATTAATATAAATGCTAAACACCCCATGAAAACTCCCCCCGACGTTTATCTATCTATATAAAATATACCATTAAAATAGTAATATTCTTATTGTTTTTAAGATTATGGTCTAGTTGTGGCAGATAGCAAAATTTACCTTCTCTATAAAACTATCCCCGCATTCTACAACCAACTCCCAATCCTACCAAGCCCCCCAAAATTACGCGCGCTTAAACCCTACTGCATTAATGCATTAAAGTGTACATTGTGCCGGCGGGGCACGCACGCAACACGCCGTTCGCCCGACTTCTGAACGCATGAGCATAGAGGTAAAGCAAAAAAGCCCTGCTTCCCAAGAGGGAAAACAGGACCAGTTCTTTGCTTTTTGAAGCAGGGGGACGGTTCTTTCGCTTCCTCGCGAAGCAGGGGACGGTTCTTTCGCTTCCTCGGGGGAGACAAGCATTACCTTCACTTAAGGAAGCATTAGAACCGTCCCCACGCTCCCACCTCGCTTCCCCCACGCTTCTCCTTAACTTTCAATTAAAACCCCTGACAACGCTTCTTTATCAGCAATGATCGTAACATTTTCATGTTGATTCAAAATAGAAGCTGGAAACTCCTCACTGATTTTACCTTGAAGCAATCGTTTTAGTGCTTGTTCCTTCTTATTCCCAGAAACCAATAGCAAAATCTGTTTGCTTTGAACAATCGTTGAAATTCCCATCGTTATGGCTTGTGTCGGAACTTCCTCAATCGATGGAAAGAAGCGGGCATTTGCTTCTCTAGTGGACTCTGCTAGTTCAACAACATGTGTTTTGGAGTGTAATGAAGTGCCTGGCTCATTAAACCCAATATGACCATTCTGACCAATCCCTAACACTTGAAGATCAATCCCGCCGTTTGCCTGGATAAGTTCTTCATAGCAAAGGCACTCTTGTCCAAGATCAGTGGCATCTCCTTTTGGTAAATGGATCTGCGAGACTGGGATATCAATAGAATCAAATAATTGAGTTTTCATATAGTAATGGTAACTGTTTGGATCGGAACGTTTCATTCCAACATACTCATCCAAATTAAACGTAGTCACATGACGATAAGAGGTAGCGTTCTGCTTCTGGTCCTCAATTAAATTACCATACAACCCTTCAGGTGTGCTCCCTGTTGCAAGTCCAAGCGTGAATTGTTTGGACTGCTTCACTTTTTGAATGATAATATCAGCAGCTACTCGACTCATTTCTTGATAATCATTAGTTTTAATTAGCTCCATTTAGAACAGTCCCTTCTCTTTGGTAGGCTAATTCTCCGAGACAGAAAGTCATTTCCACATCCAGCTCATCATTTAACACAACAATATCGGCATCTTTTCCTGCTACTAAGCTCCCTTTTCGGTCGTAAACGCCTGCTTGTTTGGCTGGGTTCACTGATGCCATTTGAATGACGTCAACAAGGCTGCAATCTTTCGCATAACTTAGCATATTTTTGGCAGCGTCTTTGAGCTTTAACACACTTCCTGCCAACGTTCCATCTGCTAACATTGCTTTTCCGCCCTCCACAATGACTTGTTGACCACCTAGATCATACATACCATTTTTCAAGCATTTTGCTCGAATCGCATCGGAGATCAGAATTATCTTCTCAGCCTTTTTTTGGCGATAAGCAAGATCTACCATTTCCGGACTCACATGAATCCCATCGACAATCATTTCCGCATACAATTCGTCTAGTAAAAAAGCCGCAC
Proteins encoded:
- the nagB gene encoding glucosamine-6-phosphate deaminase; the encoded protein is MELIKTNDYQEMSRVAADIIIQKVKQSKQFTLGLATGSTPEGLYGNLIEDQKQNATSYRHVTTFNLDEYVGMKRSDPNSYHYYMKTQLFDSIDIPVSQIHLPKGDATDLGQECLCYEELIQANGGIDLQVLGIGQNGHIGFNEPGTSLHSKTHVVELAESTREANARFFPSIEEVPTQAITMGISTIVQSKQILLLVSGNKKEQALKRLLQGKISEEFPASILNQHENVTIIADKEALSGVLIES